One region of Opitutaceae bacterium genomic DNA includes:
- a CDS encoding MFS transporter translates to MDQHSGIKFKLSVFMFLQYFIWGAWYVSMGTYLANVLKFGGDQIGAAYGAFAIGSMISPFFVGLIADRYFASQKILGVLGLLGGLVLFALARLHSFGGFYPTLILYCALFAPTLALGNSVALTHLVDAKKDFPRIKILSAVGWIAAGVVLSLLQGEQSPIQFMLGGGASILFGLFAFRLPSTPPRKTGRDVGLGEVLGLDSLALMKRPSFAVFIACMFLICVPLYFYFVMMSIYLSEIGWTGLAGKMSLAQVSDVIFLFLLPVFLKHLGYKKTILLGILAWVSRYLLLAGSVGMADLQTAFIFAAILLHGVCYDFLFIAGQLYADGEANERIRSAVQGFMAFILWGVGAFVGTLLAGRVLAANQIVAPGGAVTHDWKSIWMSPAIGAIAVLIVFILFFREPARKAIDGRNG, encoded by the coding sequence ATGGATCAGCATTCAGGCATCAAATTCAAACTCTCCGTTTTCATGTTTCTCCAGTACTTCATCTGGGGGGCATGGTATGTCAGCATGGGCACGTATCTCGCGAACGTGCTGAAATTCGGCGGCGATCAGATTGGTGCGGCGTACGGGGCGTTTGCGATTGGATCCATGATCTCGCCATTCTTCGTCGGCCTGATTGCGGACCGCTATTTCGCATCGCAGAAGATTCTGGGAGTGCTCGGCCTGCTGGGGGGGCTGGTGCTCTTTGCGCTCGCGCGCCTGCATTCCTTTGGCGGATTCTATCCGACGCTCATCCTGTACTGTGCGCTCTTTGCGCCGACGCTGGCCTTGGGGAACTCGGTGGCCTTGACGCATCTTGTGGATGCGAAGAAGGATTTTCCCAGAATCAAGATCCTGTCCGCGGTTGGCTGGATCGCTGCCGGTGTCGTGCTGAGCCTGCTTCAAGGGGAGCAGTCGCCGATTCAGTTCATGCTTGGCGGCGGGGCATCCATCCTGTTCGGGCTGTTTGCATTCCGGCTGCCATCGACCCCGCCGAGGAAGACCGGGCGCGATGTCGGCCTGGGGGAGGTGCTGGGCCTGGATTCACTTGCGCTGATGAAGCGGCCGTCATTCGCGGTTTTCATCGCCTGCATGTTCCTGATCTGCGTTCCACTCTACTTCTACTTTGTCATGATGTCGATCTACCTCTCGGAGATCGGATGGACGGGACTCGCCGGAAAGATGAGCCTGGCACAGGTGTCCGATGTCATTTTCCTCTTCCTGCTTCCGGTGTTTCTCAAGCACCTCGGGTACAAGAAAACAATTCTCCTCGGCATCCTTGCTTGGGTGAGCCGCTATCTGCTGCTGGCCGGGAGCGTCGGGATGGCGGACCTGCAGACGGCGTTCATCTTTGCAGCGATCCTGCTGCACGGGGTTTGTTATGACTTCCTGTTCATCGCCGGCCAGCTCTATGCGGATGGTGAGGCCAATGAACGCATTCGCTCGGCCGTGCAGGGGTTCATGGCGTTCATTCTTTGGGGAGTTGGTGCATTTGTGGGAACGCTGCTGGCGGGACGAGTGTTGGCGGCCAATCAAATCGTCGCTCCAGGCGGGGCGGTCACGCATGACTGGAAGAGCATCTGGATGTCTCCTGCGATCGGCGCGATCGCGGTGCTCATCGTCTTCATCCTGTTCTTCCGGGAGCCCGCCCGGAAGGCGATCGACGGTCGCAATGGCTAG
- a CDS encoding DeoR/GlpR transcriptional regulator, which produces MFVQERLGAIEALLQQKHRLTVGELARHFDASEITIRRDLRLLEETGKIVRAHGGALRVDFQKPETEFGHRAVDAVEAKTAIARLAAADLPVRGHVFIDSGTTCLEVGRRVIERSELTIVTNSIPLLALGGEAKARVIGIGGEIRSVSLALVGGLALDWLKAFRFDAAVIGASGLDPEDGAFTTELSEAAVKQMACARSRLRILVAHVEKWNQSAAVLIAPWKRFHRLVTDDRLGRTERARLRLAGVKVQVATIR; this is translated from the coding sequence ATGTTCGTGCAGGAACGCCTGGGTGCGATCGAAGCGCTGCTTCAGCAGAAACACCGGCTCACCGTCGGTGAGCTCGCGCGGCATTTTGACGCGTCGGAGATTACCATCCGCCGCGACCTGCGCCTGCTGGAGGAGACGGGAAAGATCGTGCGCGCCCACGGCGGGGCGCTCAGGGTCGACTTCCAGAAGCCCGAAACTGAATTTGGCCACAGGGCGGTGGACGCGGTTGAGGCAAAAACCGCGATCGCACGCCTGGCCGCCGCGGATCTTCCGGTCCGGGGCCACGTGTTCATTGATTCGGGGACAACGTGCCTGGAGGTCGGGCGCCGCGTCATCGAGCGGAGCGAACTCACCATCGTGACCAACTCGATTCCCCTGCTGGCCCTTGGAGGGGAGGCAAAGGCGCGGGTGATCGGGATCGGTGGCGAGATAAGGTCCGTCAGTCTCGCGCTGGTTGGAGGACTTGCGCTGGACTGGCTGAAGGCCTTTCGCTTCGACGCCGCCGTGATCGGAGCCTCGGGGCTGGATCCTGAGGACGGGGCCTTCACCACCGAGCTTTCGGAGGCGGCCGTGAAGCAGATGGCCTGCGCTCGATCAAGACTCCGCATTCTCGTCGCTCATGTGGAAAAATGGAATCAATCCGCCGCCGTACTCATTGCTCCGTGGAAACGATTCCACCGCCTTGTCACCGACGATCGCCTGGGAAGGACGGAAAGGGCCCGACTCCGTCTGGCCGGCGTGAAGGTTCAGGTCGCGACCATTCGATGA
- a CDS encoding glucosamine-6-phosphate isomerase, with product MPRLLSSIAPDWWDYTTLDRELVKEAASLTLRDIEGLSRDGFRIVMYDTLEDFYVAEALEYVTAWKSATADNPAGICGPIGPTEQLPLVARIVNELGLSLRHAHFWGMDEWYQDGRSVPITHPLSFERADRELCFNRMRPELAMPEENLHFPVEIETFRRSWTGVRCKVMQGGQGDIKHWAFNDPVKRVGQYADAPPSPEEYRKLGTRMVDLHPVTLAQNARTSGGGNISLVPTRAITVGPVETWLAEKVSIWHAGCHDGPFGQRLTALMVSRGYMDSAVPMSLLAAHPNVQFNFFRPGIGSCVTEMH from the coding sequence ATGCCACGCTTATTGAGCTCAATCGCACCGGATTGGTGGGATTACACCACCCTTGACAGGGAACTCGTCAAAGAGGCGGCCAGCCTGACCTTGAGGGACATCGAGGGTCTGTCGCGGGACGGCTTTCGAATCGTCATGTACGACACCCTTGAGGACTTCTACGTTGCCGAAGCCCTCGAGTATGTCACAGCTTGGAAGTCCGCCACGGCGGACAATCCGGCTGGCATCTGCGGACCGATAGGCCCGACGGAACAACTGCCCCTGGTGGCGCGGATCGTCAATGAACTGGGGCTGTCGCTGAGGCATGCCCATTTCTGGGGCATGGATGAATGGTATCAGGACGGGCGGAGCGTTCCGATCACGCATCCGCTATCCTTCGAAAGGGCGGATCGTGAACTCTGCTTCAACCGCATGCGCCCGGAGCTGGCGATGCCCGAGGAGAACCTCCATTTCCCCGTTGAGATTGAAACGTTTCGGAGGAGCTGGACCGGGGTGCGCTGCAAGGTCATGCAGGGAGGACAGGGCGACATCAAACACTGGGCCTTCAACGATCCGGTCAAACGCGTCGGTCAATATGCGGATGCACCGCCGTCGCCGGAGGAGTATCGGAAACTCGGAACGCGCATGGTGGATCTTCATCCGGTGACGTTGGCGCAGAACGCGAGAACGTCCGGTGGCGGAAACATATCGCTCGTGCCGACCAGGGCGATCACCGTGGGTCCCGTTGAAACCTGGCTGGCGGAGAAAGTGTCGATCTGGCATGCGGGCTGCCACGACGGCCCGTTTGGGCAGCGGCTGACCGCGCTGATGGTGAGCCGTGGATACATGGACAGCGCGGTGCCCATGTCGCTGCTGGCCGCGCACCCCAACGTGCAGTTCAACTTCTTCCGCCCGGGCATCGGTTCATGCGTCACGGAAATGCATTGA
- a CDS encoding GntR family transcriptional regulator produces the protein MADPLKLKIDRPRVVYRQIGEQIRDLIINGDLKPGTKLPSSMELAEKWRTHPATIHAALAPLVKEGLLTRQPKIGTFVSRRSSRLSTVGIYYDSNIWQNQANAFKRAVHVELASLLESRGISVRVWFDPRGDKRRGEVWPELAAAAERREIQAIIATDVPGEVVSWLQPLPALCSYFTRAPVANRVQLDFDQFAAASVTLLRKQGCKSAGIISIVEPERKKAAAGSDFYHRFSALCRAEGIEVRSEWIRTAHGFVRDESQEEFGYRKFREIWRQPQRPEGLVVFPDTSVTGLVLSVLEERVDVPRELKLVVHKHAEINFLCPLEVSYLYSSTEEIAAALFSQIERQFGGEPCSPIIVPFRSSVRAIRSLARQRHAIA, from the coding sequence ATGGCTGATCCTTTGAAGCTGAAAATCGACCGTCCACGGGTTGTCTACCGGCAGATCGGCGAGCAGATACGCGATCTCATCATCAATGGCGATCTCAAGCCGGGGACAAAGCTGCCCTCCTCGATGGAACTCGCGGAAAAATGGCGGACTCATCCCGCGACGATTCACGCCGCACTGGCTCCGCTGGTGAAGGAGGGGCTGCTGACCCGGCAGCCAAAGATAGGGACGTTTGTGAGCCGGCGCAGCTCGCGCCTTTCGACCGTCGGAATCTACTACGATTCCAACATCTGGCAGAACCAGGCCAATGCCTTCAAGCGTGCGGTGCACGTCGAGCTGGCGAGTCTGCTAGAGTCGCGCGGCATAAGCGTCCGGGTCTGGTTCGATCCTCGCGGTGACAAGCGGCGCGGCGAGGTCTGGCCTGAGCTGGCCGCCGCGGCGGAGCGCCGGGAGATCCAGGCGATCATCGCGACCGACGTGCCCGGCGAGGTCGTCAGCTGGCTGCAGCCGCTTCCAGCCCTGTGCTCGTATTTCACCAGGGCTCCGGTGGCGAACCGCGTTCAGCTCGACTTTGACCAGTTTGCAGCCGCGTCAGTGACCCTCCTCAGGAAGCAGGGCTGCAAATCCGCGGGCATCATCTCAATTGTTGAGCCCGAACGAAAGAAGGCGGCCGCCGGCAGTGACTTCTACCACCGGTTCTCGGCGCTTTGCAGGGCCGAGGGCATCGAGGTCCGAAGTGAATGGATCCGGACGGCGCACGGGTTTGTTCGGGATGAGTCACAGGAGGAGTTCGGATACAGGAAATTCAGGGAAATCTGGAGGCAGCCGCAGCGACCCGAAGGTCTGGTGGTGTTTCCGGACACGAGCGTCACCGGCCTGGTCCTGTCGGTGCTCGAGGAGCGCGTGGATGTCCCCCGTGAACTGAAGCTCGTGGTGCACAAGCACGCGGAGATCAATTTTCTCTGCCCGCTGGAGGTCTCCTACCTGTACAGCAGCACGGAGGAGATTGCCGCCGCCCTTTTCTCCCAGATCGAACGACAGTTCGGGGGGGAGCCCTGCTCGCCGATCATTGTCCCCTTCCGGAGCAGCGTCCGCGCGATTCGATCTTTGGCCCGGCAGAGGCATGCGATCGCCTGA
- a CDS encoding c-type cytochrome, producing the protein MAAVGFSICMSAAPRKAAPFLTPKEALTTFQLEDGLRIELVAAEPLVVDPVAFAFDGPARLYVVENRGYPDPMEGQPTTHEGRVALLEDSDGDGRFDRRIEFATGLGYPNGIVLWRGGAFVTCAPDIYYLKDTDGDGVADERRVVLTGFDAIRTGQLRVSSPTLGLDGKIYVACGLAGGKITSPEHPERPVVSFSSKDGRFDPDTLVYEVIGGRGQFGLTFDAYGRRFVSSNRHPVLQTVLTLEDLQRNRYLAFTDTDQEVSRSMSDAKVHPISRAAVTADFIPSLMATPHSGTFTSACGVLIYDGDALGSDHRGNAFICEPAQNLVQRQVLHPEGATFRSEPVNGKREFLASTDTWFRPVFLGNGPDGALYVADMYRREIDHPAYVPEESRSKFDFRSGKTAGRIYRIARDDFHPATGDGVRSGSESMPELVKRLESTNTWWREEASRLLLERADLKAVPQLEALATGSKLPFTRARALWVLRNLQSLSPSVIASRLKDPVGGVREQAVILGGEATKAAPWLLDPLLEKAGDADPRVRFLCALVLGDQPDPRATDALAAIALRDGGDRWTRAAVLSGLENRMEAFLDALNDASHPDPAAYSAVMKDLGQMFGVGAPPGACRAFLAGVLTESGSLGERIPSVLGLGEGLRNRAEFRAKGPGGAFAALLKDDGPTLRALDAFFAAATALIDSARATVSDRMNAAALLGYTSFEQAGPALGRLLDARNPPELQLQAVRALERFGDPCAGELLTQSSRWEHYTPQMREAVIASLVSRPSLIKVLFSAMEHGILKPAEIAPLQRNRLLKHQDASIRSAAEAAFSELQGGDRMKVYEQYRGVLELPTDVKRGAAVFARTCSACHTFDGAGGHVGPDLSGNRNQPADALLLHILVPNYEVYPGYQAVSISTRDGRSLSGRILTETGSSLTLRTAFGTDEVVMRSAIASLNASSLSLMPDGLEQSMSRNELADLVAYLKSPPPDSR; encoded by the coding sequence ATGGCCGCCGTAGGATTCTCCATCTGCATGAGCGCCGCGCCTCGGAAGGCGGCGCCGTTTCTCACGCCGAAGGAGGCGCTCACCACATTCCAGCTGGAGGATGGCCTGCGGATCGAGCTTGTCGCGGCCGAGCCGCTCGTGGTCGATCCCGTGGCGTTCGCCTTCGACGGGCCCGCAAGGCTTTATGTGGTGGAGAACCGCGGATATCCCGACCCGATGGAGGGTCAGCCAACGACGCACGAAGGCCGCGTGGCCCTGCTGGAGGACAGTGATGGCGACGGCCGGTTCGACCGGCGGATTGAATTCGCGACGGGTCTGGGCTACCCGAACGGCATTGTTCTCTGGCGGGGTGGTGCGTTCGTGACCTGTGCGCCGGACATCTACTACCTCAAGGACACCGATGGCGACGGGGTGGCGGATGAACGGCGCGTCGTGCTGACCGGATTCGACGCGATACGCACGGGCCAGTTGCGGGTCAGCTCCCCCACGCTGGGGCTTGATGGGAAGATCTATGTCGCCTGCGGCCTGGCTGGCGGAAAGATCACGTCACCGGAGCATCCCGAGCGCCCTGTGGTGAGTTTTTCCTCGAAGGATGGTCGGTTCGATCCGGACACTCTGGTTTACGAGGTGATCGGTGGAAGAGGGCAGTTCGGGCTCACGTTCGATGCGTACGGCAGGCGGTTCGTGAGTTCGAACAGGCACCCGGTGCTGCAAACGGTGCTGACATTGGAAGATCTGCAGCGGAATCGATATCTTGCGTTCACGGATACGGACCAGGAGGTGTCCCGATCGATGTCGGACGCAAAGGTCCACCCCATCAGTCGCGCCGCCGTTACAGCCGACTTCATTCCCAGTCTCATGGCGACACCCCACAGTGGCACATTCACCTCGGCCTGTGGTGTATTGATCTACGATGGTGATGCACTCGGGTCAGACCATCGCGGCAATGCGTTCATCTGCGAGCCTGCACAGAATCTTGTGCAAAGGCAGGTGCTTCACCCGGAGGGCGCCACGTTCCGCTCGGAACCTGTCAATGGGAAGCGGGAGTTCCTGGCGTCGACCGACACCTGGTTCCGGCCCGTGTTTCTTGGCAACGGACCCGACGGTGCGCTGTATGTGGCCGACATGTATCGCCGCGAGATCGATCACCCGGCGTACGTACCCGAGGAGTCGCGGTCCAAATTCGATTTCCGCAGCGGCAAGACGGCTGGGCGCATCTACCGGATCGCACGAGATGATTTTCATCCCGCGACTGGGGACGGCGTCAGATCCGGGTCGGAGTCGATGCCGGAGCTTGTCAAACGCCTGGAGTCCACGAACACCTGGTGGCGTGAAGAGGCATCACGACTGCTTCTGGAACGCGCGGACTTGAAGGCCGTGCCTCAGTTGGAGGCCCTCGCAACAGGCTCGAAACTGCCGTTCACCCGTGCTCGCGCACTCTGGGTTCTGCGCAACCTGCAATCACTTTCTCCTTCAGTGATTGCCAGCCGGCTGAAGGACCCGGTCGGTGGAGTGAGGGAGCAGGCGGTGATCCTTGGGGGCGAGGCGACCAAAGCCGCTCCCTGGCTGCTGGATCCCCTGCTGGAGAAGGCTGGTGATGCTGATCCGCGGGTTCGATTTCTATGCGCGCTGGTGCTTGGTGACCAGCCGGATCCCCGTGCCACGGATGCGCTTGCGGCCATCGCCCTGCGCGACGGCGGCGATCGGTGGACCCGCGCGGCGGTGCTGAGCGGACTGGAGAACCGCATGGAGGCCTTTCTTGACGCGCTGAATGATGCCTCGCACCCGGATCCGGCCGCCTATTCGGCGGTCATGAAGGATCTTGGCCAGATGTTTGGCGTTGGAGCCCCGCCGGGCGCATGCCGCGCATTCCTCGCTGGCGTGCTGACGGAGAGCGGCTCCCTGGGCGAACGCATTCCCTCGGTGCTTGGACTTGGCGAGGGTCTGCGCAACAGGGCTGAGTTTCGGGCGAAGGGACCTGGCGGAGCCTTCGCCGCGCTTCTGAAGGATGACGGCCCGACGCTGCGTGCGCTTGATGCATTTTTTGCGGCCGCCACCGCATTGATTGACTCAGCGCGGGCGACCGTCTCCGACCGGATGAACGCCGCGGCGCTGCTTGGATACACCAGCTTTGAACAGGCGGGCCCTGCGCTGGGAAGGCTCCTTGACGCGAGAAATCCGCCCGAGCTCCAGCTGCAGGCCGTGCGTGCGCTTGAACGCTTTGGAGACCCGTGCGCGGGCGAATTGTTGACCCAGTCCAGCCGCTGGGAGCATTACACGCCGCAAATGCGCGAGGCGGTGATAGCCTCGCTGGTTTCCCGTCCCTCGCTGATCAAGGTTCTCTTTTCCGCCATGGAGCACGGCATCCTGAAACCCGCCGAAATAGCGCCGCTTCAGCGCAACCGTCTCCTGAAGCATCAGGACGCATCAATTCGCTCGGCCGCCGAAGCCGCCTTCAGTGAGCTGCAGGGAGGCGACCGCATGAAGGTATACGAGCAGTATCGCGGGGTGCTCGAACTCCCGACGGATGTAAAACGGGGCGCCGCCGTCTTCGCGCGCACATGCTCCGCCTGCCACACCTTTGATGGAGCCGGCGGGCATGTCGGACCGGATCTTTCCGGCAACAGAAACCAACCGGCCGACGCATTGCTGCTGCACATTCTTGTTCCCAATTACGAGGTTTATCCCGGCTACCAGGCGGTTTCGATCAGCACTCGCGACGGGCGCAGCCTGTCGGGACGCATCCTGACCGAAACCGGGAGCAGCCTCACGCTTCGCACGGCTTTTGGAACGGATGAAGTGGTGATGAGGAGCGCCATCGCCTCGCTGAACGCCTCAAGCCTCTCGCTCATGCCGGATGGCCTGGAACAGTCCATGAGCAGAAATGAACTAGCGGATCTTGTCGCCTACCTGAAGAGCCCTCCGCCAGACTCACGGTAG
- a CDS encoding neutral/alkaline non-lysosomal ceramidase N-terminal domain-containing protein, whose product MNSVLHFTLSALRRAPIRRLTAVLALTSFNLTAAPDAAPSPTAPRIFQAGAATSNITPLLGVQLDGGIMQIGPATGVHDELHARCLVLDDGSTRLAFVVCDNTMIATEVIEDAKRMIQEATGMDPGHVMISATHSHSTPRGLDLKLGQKNLEYNRFLSERVADGVRRAINNLHPASIGWGSGSKPEFVQNRRWLVEPDKVPPNPFGGKGERVVMGASPPHKLGPSGPVDPELYIVSIRHRDGRPMAVLASYGLHYVGGIPNGIVSADYYGVFADEMQRQLGADRSTPPFVAMMANGTSGDVRTPAVPAADYERMHAVAEELAREAVRICGRIEYRDYVSLDAAKASLTLSIRRPDAERLEWANKTFQTIAPKAAHLTRSQVYAREARYLADYPPTAILTLQTFRIGTLAIATAPCEIFAATGLAMKAASPFKETFMIELANGYYGYLPTPEQHALGGYESWPARTAFLEIQAEPKIKASLLQLLSDLKHRARP is encoded by the coding sequence ATGAACTCCGTGCTTCACTTCACGCTGTCCGCACTGAGACGGGCACCCATCCGCCGTCTCACTGCGGTCCTCGCGCTCACCTCATTCAATCTCACCGCGGCTCCGGATGCCGCGCCATCGCCGACAGCCCCGCGGATTTTTCAGGCCGGCGCAGCCACAAGCAACATCACCCCTTTGCTCGGAGTCCAACTTGACGGCGGCATCATGCAGATCGGACCCGCCACGGGCGTGCATGACGAGCTGCATGCAAGATGCCTCGTTCTCGACGATGGGTCCACCCGGCTCGCCTTCGTCGTCTGCGACAACACCATGATCGCCACCGAGGTCATCGAGGATGCCAAGCGGATGATCCAGGAAGCGACGGGCATGGATCCGGGCCATGTCATGATTTCCGCCACGCATTCGCACAGCACGCCCCGCGGACTCGACCTCAAGCTCGGACAGAAAAACCTCGAGTACAATCGGTTTCTGTCCGAACGGGTCGCCGACGGTGTCCGCCGCGCGATCAACAATCTCCACCCCGCAAGCATCGGCTGGGGAAGCGGCAGCAAGCCGGAGTTTGTGCAGAATCGCCGGTGGCTCGTCGAGCCGGACAAGGTGCCGCCGAATCCCTTTGGAGGAAAGGGGGAACGAGTGGTGATGGGCGCCTCGCCACCGCACAAGCTCGGGCCTTCAGGACCCGTTGACCCGGAATTGTATATTGTATCGATCAGACACCGGGACGGCCGGCCGATGGCCGTGCTTGCCAGCTACGGCCTGCACTACGTCGGTGGCATACCGAACGGCATCGTGAGCGCGGACTACTACGGCGTGTTCGCCGATGAAATGCAGCGACAGCTTGGCGCGGACCGGAGCACGCCGCCCTTTGTCGCGATGATGGCCAATGGAACCAGCGGTGACGTGCGAACACCGGCCGTGCCCGCAGCCGATTACGAACGGATGCATGCGGTGGCGGAGGAACTCGCACGCGAGGCGGTCCGCATCTGCGGCCGGATCGAGTACCGGGACTACGTCAGCCTCGACGCCGCGAAGGCGTCACTCACGCTGTCCATCCGCCGGCCGGACGCCGAACGTCTGGAATGGGCTAACAAGACCTTTCAAACCATTGCGCCCAAGGCAGCGCACCTTACTCGTTCCCAAGTGTATGCCCGGGAGGCGCGTTACCTCGCCGACTACCCGCCGACCGCGATCCTCACCTTGCAGACCTTCCGAATTGGCACGCTGGCGATCGCAACTGCTCCATGCGAAATATTCGCGGCGACAGGGCTGGCGATGAAGGCAGCCAGTCCCTTCAAGGAGACATTCATGATTGAGCTGGCCAACGGCTACTACGGCTACCTTCCCACTCCGGAGCAGCACGCTCTCGGCGGCTATGAGAGCTGGCCCGCACGCACGGCCTTCCTGGAAATCCAGGCAGAGCCCAAGATCAAGGCGTCGCTCCTTCAGCTTCTGTCCGACCTGAAGCATCGAGCCCGTCCGTAG
- a CDS encoding DUF1080 domain-containing protein: MNIPRTPTASRSPSRSPAAAAGARLRRVLLFGRILLASVSGFSTLCHAGDRGTSVTPVEAIPLFNGRDLSTFEVWVPATGGHSDPDHVFTVVDNIDGAAAIRSSGQHFGGLLTRDSYRDYRLVVEYRWGLVTWKPRSDRARDNGILLHCQGEPGNAGKNFDSPWMRSVEFQIIEGGTGDIILVGGFDRESGKLIPARLTLTVQPGQKYWDPAGVPTEFTKGRINWQHRDPAWTDTLGVRGPRDVEKPTGEWNRLEAVCRGGDVTYFVNGTKVIEGRNGSLTHGRILLQSEGAEIFFRRVELQPLHP, encoded by the coding sequence ATGAACATCCCTCGCACTCCGACCGCCAGCCGTTCACCATCCCGCAGCCCGGCCGCTGCCGCGGGCGCGCGCCTGCGGCGCGTCCTTCTTTTCGGCCGCATCCTCCTGGCCTCCGTGTCCGGATTCTCCACCCTGTGCCACGCCGGCGACAGGGGGACGTCCGTGACGCCCGTTGAAGCAATTCCACTCTTCAACGGGAGGGATCTCTCGACCTTCGAAGTCTGGGTGCCCGCGACGGGCGGACACTCCGATCCGGATCACGTTTTCACCGTCGTTGACAACATCGATGGGGCGGCCGCCATCCGAAGCAGTGGACAGCACTTCGGCGGACTCCTCACCCGGGACAGCTACCGCGACTACAGGCTTGTGGTGGAGTACCGCTGGGGCCTGGTCACCTGGAAGCCCCGCTCGGATCGCGCGCGCGACAACGGCATCCTCCTGCACTGCCAGGGGGAGCCGGGAAATGCGGGCAAAAACTTCGATTCGCCCTGGATGCGCTCGGTGGAGTTTCAGATCATTGAGGGCGGCACCGGGGACATCATTCTTGTCGGGGGATTTGACCGCGAGTCCGGCAAACTCATTCCGGCCAGGCTCACCCTGACCGTGCAGCCCGGCCAGAAATACTGGGATCCGGCCGGAGTGCCCACCGAGTTCACCAAGGGACGAATCAACTGGCAGCACCGCGATCCCGCATGGACCGACACCCTCGGCGTTCGAGGGCCAAGGGACGTCGAAAAGCCCACGGGGGAATGGAATCGGCTCGAGGCGGTCTGCCGCGGCGGGGACGTCACCTACTTCGTCAACGGCACCAAGGTCATTGAGGGCCGAAATGGTTCGCTGACCCACGGCCGCATCCTCCTGCAATCCGAGGGTGCGGAGATCTTCTTCCGTCGTGTCGAGCTCCAGCCGCTGCACCCATGA
- a CDS encoding PIG-L family deacetylase produces the protein MNAPRVLAIAAHPDDIEFMMAGTLLELQAAGYEAHYLNVADGSCGSHAESAVRTRKRRAGEARAAARILGARHHPSLARDVEIFYEPRLLRRIAAVVRMVAPSIVLTHSPEDYMEDHTNTARLAATALFVRGMPNYRTQPPRTAIDGNVTIYHALPHGLRDAMGRLVIPESYVDVKAVHALKLDALAAHKSQQQWLTETQGMSSYLASMEAMSREVGRMSGRFRLAEGWRRHNPLGFCPAGADPMRDALGRKHLLNRGYPRGLDARDAG, from the coding sequence ATGAACGCGCCGCGCGTACTGGCGATTGCCGCTCATCCGGACGACATTGAGTTCATGATGGCCGGAACGCTGCTCGAACTGCAGGCGGCGGGTTATGAGGCCCACTACCTCAATGTGGCGGACGGATCGTGTGGCAGTCATGCTGAGAGCGCGGTCCGGACGCGCAAGCGGCGGGCCGGCGAGGCGCGGGCCGCAGCGAGGATCCTTGGGGCGCGGCATCATCCGAGCCTGGCACGGGATGTGGAGATCTTTTACGAGCCGAGGCTTCTTCGACGAATCGCAGCCGTCGTGAGGATGGTGGCGCCGTCGATCGTGCTGACGCATTCACCCGAGGACTACATGGAGGACCACACGAATACGGCGCGGCTGGCCGCGACCGCTCTCTTTGTCCGTGGGATGCCGAACTACCGCACGCAGCCGCCAAGGACGGCGATTGATGGAAACGTGACGATTTATCACGCGCTGCCGCACGGGCTTCGCGACGCCATGGGACGGCTGGTCATTCCGGAGAGTTATGTGGACGTGAAGGCGGTTCATGCATTGAAACTCGATGCGCTGGCCGCTCACAAGAGCCAGCAGCAGTGGCTGACGGAAACCCAGGGAATGTCCTCGTACCTGGCCAGCATGGAGGCGATGAGCCGTGAAGTTGGAAGGATGTCCGGACGGTTCCGTCTGGCTGAGGGCTGGCGCAGGCACAATCCGCTGGGATTCTGTCCCGCAGGAGCCGATCCGATGCGCGACGCGCTCGGACGAAAACACCTTCTGAACCGCGGGTATCCACGCGGACTGGACGCCCGCGATGCCGGCTGA